CTTGTAAAAAATCGAAATCATCGCCCCACGCAGCAGCCGGGAGCAACAAACAAAACAAAAATACAAGAATCGCTCTCTTCATCAACACCTCGATTTTTTATCGTTCTATTCTATGCTGCAACTTGTCTTTTTTGCAGTTAGTAGGGTGGGCACAGCCCACCATTATCATCATTCCATACCAATCTTATCCTGCAACCCGGATACATCTTCTTCCCCACACCAATTACGCGGATAAACGCCTTTATCAACGTATCTCAAAAATGTCGAATACACCCACTCGCCGGGCGTTCTCGCCAATCCGTGCTTCACGGGGTTATAATGTATATAATCGCAATGCCGCGCAAAAGCCCTTTTAACCGCTCCTCAAGCTCCGCGCCCTTGCCTGCGGCAACTGCCGGAAGCAGGAATCGTGCCGTAATAAGTAAGTATTTCAAAAATCTCTTTTGTCGCATGCGTCATATGTTTAGTGCCGTTTTTACATTTACCTCAAATCGGCGAGTGTGACCCGCCCTACGAACTAACCAAAAATAGGCGCCATCCCCTTTTCGTCCTGTCCCCTTTTCGTTCTACAATATTAATTTTTACGCTTAATTCTAATTATATTCAAAACTTCGCGTGCCATTTTTATGCCAACCGCATCGGTATCATCTTTTAAAATTCCCTCAAGCAAATTAACAGTATCCTCATCCGGAAATGCTTCTAGGCCGAAAAATGCCCTATCTCTCACATTGGGCGGCGTACTTCTATTTTTAACAGCGTCAAGAAAAAACTTCTTAATCCTATTAAGTTTCTTTTGATCCCGTATTTTTTGCTCAGGTGCCACACTAACATCACCGCCATCTTCCGGGCTCGGCGCTACCACCCAGACCGACAAAATATAAGTCGCATACCCATTTATACTCTGATCTTTCGAGGCGGCAATTTTTAATAACGGTTCGACCGCCACATCTTCCCCCATACGTATTATCCAATATGGCGTAAGATCCCACGGAAAAGCACTCATAATATCCAACATTGCCGGAATAGCTTTTGGATCATCGAAGGACGAAACTAACATTGTAAAATCTTCGTAGTAAAAATCTTTATTTTCCCTCCTTACATCATCATTTAACTTGACAAGCGCATCAAACTCTTTAAGACCCTTTTTCTTTAGTTTCTCAATATCTCTATCTCGAAACCCAACCTCGTCTGCGTATAAATCTATCAGCAGATCTTTTTCTTTTATTGTAAGCGCCGGCTTCTTTTCGAATATCTCGCTAACAATTTTATTACGCTCTTTCCATCCGAGATTTTTAACCTTTTTCAATCTTTCCTCATAACTAATCTTATCAACAGCGCCATTCTGCCCCTGATTTCCATTATTGCCCTCTTCAGCAAAAAGCGCGCGTGTATTCATACAATAAAACACTATCAACCCGCACCCAATAACTAACAAAATTTTATTCATACAATCAACTCTCCAGACTTTTTATTTTTAATCACCAACCCGCCTTACAAGTGCCTCTCCAGTTAGTAGGGTGGGCACAGCCCACCATTATCATCATTCCATACCAATCTTATCCTGCAACCCGGATACATCTTCTTCCCCACACCAATTACGGTGTGCCCCCCTACACGTCCTTGCCACCTTACGAACTACATCCTACGGTTTATTCGAGTCTTTTACTTTATCCAGCACTTTCTTGGCTGCTCCTCGCACGGGATAAGTTAGTAGGGTGGGCACAGCCCACCATTCTCATCATTCCATACCAATCTTATCCTGCAACCCGGATACATCTTCTTCTCCACACCAATTACGCGGATAAACGCCTTTATCAACGTATCTCAAAAATGTCGAATACACCCACTCGCCGGGCGTTCTCGCCAATCCATGCTTCACGGGGTTATAATGTATATAATCGCAATGCCGCGCAAAATCCCTTTCATCCCGGACACAATGTTCCCAAAATCTCCTCTGCCATACGGTTCCTTCCCTGTGCTTCGTTCGCGAAACGCTTTTCTCCGGTCCGTCGGGCAAAGGCGTATCTTT
Above is a genomic segment from Deltaproteobacteria bacterium containing:
- a CDS encoding transposase → MSNYRRARSGSTYFFTVVTYKRRPILCHEKSRAVLRAVINKVRAAMPFNIEAWVLLPDHIHCIWTLPEGDVDYSKRWGLIKAGFTKMIKDTPLPDGPEKSVSRTKHREGTVWQRRFWEHCVRDERDFARHCDYIHYNPVKHGLARTPGEWVYSTFLRYVDKGVYPRNWCGEEDVSGLQDKIGME